Proteins encoded in a region of the Ziziphus jujuba cultivar Dongzao chromosome 3, ASM3175591v1 genome:
- the LOC132803205 gene encoding adenylyl-sulfate kinase 3-like isoform X1 yields MCCIDYGSQQIRKKFTGKSTLAYTVSRELHSKGKLSYVLDGDNLRHGLNKNLGFKPEDRTENIRRVGMFLSMDFLKNMEIVKFQFKLSLQITLTRHKQILISPYRKDRDACRAMLPDSNFIEVFMNMPLELCKLRDAKGLYKLARAGKIKGILLGTYLFYSFCLLEWIYLLLYFHSPCIYGYRV; encoded by the exons ATGTGTTGTATAGATTACGGGTCTCAGCAGATCAG GAAAAAATTTACAGGGAAAAGCACACTTGCATACACAGTAAGTAGAGAACTGCACTCTAAGGGAAAGCTTTCCTATGTTCTTGATGGAGATAATCTTCGGCATGGACTAAACAAGAATCTTGGTTTCAAACCTGAAGACCGGACTGAAAATATACGTAGAGTTGGTATGTTTCTTTCGATGGATTTCTTAAAGAATATGGAGATTGTTAAGTTTCAATTCAAGCTTTCCCTGCAAATCACTCTGACAAGGCATAAACAAAT TCTGATATCTCCCTATAGGAAAGATCGGGATGCTTGCCGGGCAATGTTGCCAGATTCAAATTTTATTGAG GTTTTCATGAACATGCCTTTGGAATTATGCAAGTTAAGAGATGCAAAAGGCCTTTACAAGCTTGCACGTGCAGGAAAGATTAAAGGTATACTTTTGGGAACATACCTTTTCTATAGCTTTTGTTTGCTGGAGTGGATTTACCTGCTCCTTTATTTCCACAGCCCCTGTATATATGGGTATAGAGTATAG
- the LOC132803205 gene encoding adenylyl-sulfate kinase 3-like isoform X3: MCCIDYGSQQIRKKFTGKSTLAYTVSRELHSKGKLSYVLDGDNLRHGLNKNLGFKPEDRTENIRRVAKLFADSGLICIASLISPYRKDRDACRAMLPDSNFIEVFMNMPLELCKLRDAKGLYKLARAGKIKGILLGTYLFYSFCLLEWIYLLLYFHSPCIYGYRV, from the exons ATGTGTTGTATAGATTACGGGTCTCAGCAGATCAG GAAAAAATTTACAGGGAAAAGCACACTTGCATACACAGTAAGTAGAGAACTGCACTCTAAGGGAAAGCTTTCCTATGTTCTTGATGGAGATAATCTTCGGCATGGACTAAACAAGAATCTTGGTTTCAAACCTGAAGACCGGACTGAAAATATACGTAGAGTTG CAAAACTTTTCGCAGATTCTGGTCTGATCTGTATTGCCAGTCTGATATCTCCCTATAGGAAAGATCGGGATGCTTGCCGGGCAATGTTGCCAGATTCAAATTTTATTGAG GTTTTCATGAACATGCCTTTGGAATTATGCAAGTTAAGAGATGCAAAAGGCCTTTACAAGCTTGCACGTGCAGGAAAGATTAAAGGTATACTTTTGGGAACATACCTTTTCTATAGCTTTTGTTTGCTGGAGTGGATTTACCTGCTCCTTTATTTCCACAGCCCCTGTATATATGGGTATAGAGTATAG
- the LOC132803205 gene encoding adenylyl-sulfate kinase 3-like isoform X4, translated as MCCIDYGSQQIRKKFTGKSTLAYTVSRELHSKGKLSYVLDGDNLRHGLNKNLGFKPEDRTENIRRVDSGLICIASLISPYRKDRDACRAMLPDSNFIEVFMNMPLELCKLRDAKGLYKLARAGKIKGILLGTYLFYSFCLLEWIYLLLYFHSPCIYGYRV; from the exons ATGTGTTGTATAGATTACGGGTCTCAGCAGATCAG GAAAAAATTTACAGGGAAAAGCACACTTGCATACACAGTAAGTAGAGAACTGCACTCTAAGGGAAAGCTTTCCTATGTTCTTGATGGAGATAATCTTCGGCATGGACTAAACAAGAATCTTGGTTTCAAACCTGAAGACCGGACTGAAAATATACGTAGAGTTG ATTCTGGTCTGATCTGTATTGCCAGTCTGATATCTCCCTATAGGAAAGATCGGGATGCTTGCCGGGCAATGTTGCCAGATTCAAATTTTATTGAG GTTTTCATGAACATGCCTTTGGAATTATGCAAGTTAAGAGATGCAAAAGGCCTTTACAAGCTTGCACGTGCAGGAAAGATTAAAGGTATACTTTTGGGAACATACCTTTTCTATAGCTTTTGTTTGCTGGAGTGGATTTACCTGCTCCTTTATTTCCACAGCCCCTGTATATATGGGTATAGAGTATAG